DNA from Pseudomonadota bacterium:
GCCTGTGGATAACTCGTCACAAGAAGTATAGACTGGAATGCTTCCCGGCAAAAAAATTTTCAGAACAAAAAAGGAAAATCGTGCTTTCGCCTCTTTGGAACAGTTGCGTACAACAACTCGAAAACGATCTGCCCGAACAGCAGTTCAACACCTGGATCAGGCCCCTGCAGGCAATCGAGACAAACGGCGATTTACAACTCCTGGCGCCGAATCGTTTTGTCGTCGACTGGGTAAACACCCATTTCATCGAGAGAATCCAGGAAATCCTACGGGAAAGCCAACCCGATA
Protein-coding regions in this window:
- the dnaA gene encoding chromosomal replication initiator protein DnaA (binds to the dnaA-box as an ATP-bound complex at the origin of replication during the initiation of chromosomal replication; can also affect transcription of multiple genes including itself.); translation: MVLSPLWNSCVQQLENDLPEQQFNTWIRPLQAIETNGDLQLLAPNRFVVDWVNTHFIERIQEILRESQPD